The following are encoded in a window of Chloroflexia bacterium SDU3-3 genomic DNA:
- a CDS encoding GAF domain-containing protein, translating into MAPPRTAELDLQIQSLQAQAARDRRALEALRSLSLSCRGATQYRPIFEAVARELRHVFRFDAFYIAVCDPAKEGHFRAVLMVDEGVHEYCEDEDFGRLTGMVVSSHRPLLFRDLDTERSKFGEAPTTFGHTEKRSRSWLGIPLLVGADSIGVISLQSYEPHLYDEDDTDLLQRFGDVVAVVLENTWLDLQQQALGAALSRQVNERTVELQTLSLIAAELVVQQPLPTLLGHVLDMILPLFHMDAGTVRMYDPLRDELVLLMSRGFSAEYSREAASIPLTETISGIIARENRPLVVEDRLDASALSYLGPHLPFTSMLGVPLRAGGQVLGSLSMFGHAPHAFAPQVVELAQAVGNQIAIAVENARLFDSQKRQIRELNAIGQVGQLISASYDFQEMLDCVQQLVYDLLQPSVFYLLICSPDTKIITHAILLEDGQQLGEAWIGSPPRAGSATAWIFEHAEPLLLQDMQAQMGDLHKRGIFPKPIGTGIESRSWVGVPLRAGGSEPIGVLVLQDYRSYMYDDETVDFLSQIASHLSLGVQKVRLFEERERQLVENARLYEAEQEARRTADTLREVARVLGASFDPREVLELMLRELKNVIAYDSASIMLLDRDILRFAAVQGFDARLMMREFHIHARVSGAGAVVARREPILIPDVVATKDWMPSPGVPQVIHSWIGVPLISQGRVIGVLNIDSKQIGYFSQRDVDVAQAFANQAAVALENARLYEESITRVEQELEIARHIQSNLFPHVLPQLRGLVVAARCVPARETGGDFFDFVPLAGDRALALFVGDASGKSIPGAMLMAIAHSIVRAESRDRRLPHEVIREANAWISKDVPPRSFVALCYAMLDLDQQRLLISNAGQLTPIRRRADGELFYLETPGPRLPLGILPETRYESLEVAVDHGDLLLMFTDGIVEAQNADHELFGFARLEAILRSYAGDDPHLLIDQITNAITLFCGDVPPHDDMTLLALSIA; encoded by the coding sequence ATGGCACCACCACGCACCGCCGAACTCGATCTGCAGATCCAGTCGCTCCAGGCGCAGGCCGCGCGCGATAGGCGCGCCCTTGAGGCCCTGCGCAGCCTCAGCCTCTCGTGCCGGGGGGCCACGCAGTACCGCCCGATCTTCGAGGCGGTGGCCCGCGAGCTGCGCCACGTCTTTCGCTTCGATGCATTTTACATCGCCGTGTGCGATCCGGCGAAAGAGGGCCACTTCCGCGCGGTGCTCATGGTCGACGAGGGCGTGCACGAGTACTGCGAGGACGAGGACTTTGGCCGCCTGACGGGCATGGTGGTGTCGAGCCACCGCCCGCTGCTGTTCCGCGATCTGGACACCGAGCGCTCGAAGTTTGGCGAGGCCCCCACCACCTTTGGCCACACCGAGAAGCGCTCGCGCTCGTGGCTGGGCATCCCGCTGCTGGTCGGCGCCGACTCGATCGGCGTGATCTCGCTGCAGAGCTACGAGCCGCACCTGTATGACGAGGACGACACCGACCTGCTGCAGCGCTTTGGCGACGTGGTGGCGGTGGTGCTGGAGAACACCTGGCTGGATCTGCAGCAGCAGGCGCTGGGCGCGGCGCTCTCGCGCCAGGTGAACGAGCGCACCGTCGAGCTGCAGACCCTGAGCCTGATCGCCGCCGAGCTGGTGGTGCAGCAGCCGCTGCCCACCCTGCTGGGCCACGTGCTCGACATGATCCTGCCGCTGTTCCACATGGATGCGGGCACGGTGCGCATGTACGACCCCCTGCGCGACGAGCTGGTGCTGCTGATGTCGCGCGGCTTCTCCGCCGAGTACAGCCGCGAGGCTGCCAGCATCCCGCTCACCGAGACGATCTCGGGCATTATCGCCCGCGAGAACCGCCCGCTGGTGGTGGAGGACCGCCTGGATGCCAGCGCGCTGAGCTACCTTGGCCCACACCTGCCGTTCACCTCCATGCTGGGCGTGCCGCTGCGCGCCGGGGGCCAGGTGCTTGGCTCGCTGAGCATGTTCGGCCACGCGCCGCACGCGTTTGCGCCGCAGGTGGTAGAGCTGGCCCAGGCGGTGGGCAACCAGATCGCGATCGCGGTGGAGAACGCCCGGCTCTTCGATTCGCAGAAGCGCCAGATCCGCGAGCTGAACGCGATCGGCCAGGTGGGCCAGCTGATCAGCGCCTCCTATGATTTCCAAGAGATGCTCGACTGCGTGCAGCAGCTGGTGTACGATCTGCTGCAGCCCTCGGTCTTCTACCTGCTGATCTGCTCGCCCGATACCAAGATCATCACCCACGCCATCCTGCTGGAGGATGGCCAGCAGCTGGGCGAGGCCTGGATCGGCTCGCCGCCCAGGGCGGGCAGCGCTACCGCCTGGATCTTCGAGCACGCCGAGCCGCTGCTGCTGCAGGACATGCAGGCCCAGATGGGCGACCTGCACAAGCGCGGCATCTTCCCCAAGCCGATCGGCACCGGGATCGAGTCGCGCTCGTGGGTGGGCGTGCCGCTGCGCGCGGGCGGCAGCGAGCCGATCGGCGTGCTGGTGCTGCAGGACTACCGCAGCTATATGTACGACGACGAGACGGTCGATTTCCTCAGCCAGATCGCCAGCCACCTGAGCCTGGGCGTGCAGAAGGTGCGCCTGTTCGAGGAGCGCGAGCGCCAGCTGGTGGAGAACGCCCGGCTCTACGAGGCCGAGCAGGAGGCCCGCCGCACCGCTGACACCCTGCGCGAGGTGGCGCGTGTGCTCGGCGCGTCGTTCGACCCGCGCGAGGTGCTGGAGCTGATGCTGCGCGAGCTGAAGAACGTGATCGCCTACGACTCGGCATCGATCATGCTGCTCGACCGCGACATCCTGCGCTTCGCCGCTGTGCAGGGCTTCGATGCGCGCCTGATGATGCGCGAGTTCCACATCCACGCCAGGGTGAGCGGGGCGGGCGCGGTGGTGGCGCGGCGCGAGCCGATCCTCATCCCCGATGTGGTGGCCACCAAAGACTGGATGCCCAGCCCCGGCGTGCCCCAGGTCATCCACTCGTGGATCGGCGTGCCCCTGATCTCCCAGGGCCGCGTGATCGGCGTGCTGAACATCGACTCCAAGCAGATCGGCTACTTCAGCCAGCGCGATGTGGATGTGGCCCAGGCATTCGCCAACCAAGCCGCCGTGGCGCTTGAGAACGCCCGGCTCTACGAGGAGTCGATCACGCGGGTGGAGCAGGAGCTGGAGATCGCGCGGCACATCCAGAGCAATCTGTTCCCGCATGTGCTGCCGCAGCTGCGGGGGCTGGTGGTGGCGGCGCGCTGCGTGCCCGCCCGCGAGACCGGCGGCGACTTTTTTGACTTTGTGCCGCTGGCGGGCGACCGCGCGCTGGCGCTGTTTGTGGGCGACGCCTCGGGCAAGAGCATCCCAGGCGCGATGCTGATGGCCATCGCACACTCGATCGTGCGCGCCGAGTCGCGCGATCGTCGCCTGCCCCACGAGGTCATCCGCGAGGCCAACGCATGGATCTCGAAGGATGTGCCGCCGCGCTCGTTTGTGGCGCTCTGCTACGCCATGCTCGATCTTGACCAGCAGCGCCTGCTAATCTCCAACGCTGGCCAGCTCACGCCCATCCGCCGCCGCGCCGATGGCGAGCTGTTCTACCTGGAGACCCCCGGGCCGCGCCTGCCGCTCGGCATCCTGCCCGAGACCCGCTACGAGTCGCTGGAGGTAGCGGTGGACCACGGCGACCTGCTGCTGATGTTCACCGATGGGATCGTGGAGGCCCAAAACGCCGACCACGAGCTGTTCGGCTTCGCCCGGCTAGAGGCTATCCTGCGCAGCTATGCTGGCGATGACCCGCACCTGCTGATCGACCAGATCACCAATGCGATCACGCTGTTCTGCGGCGATGTGCCACCGCACGATGACATGACGCTGCTGGCGCTCTCTATTGCCTAG
- the ruvX gene encoding Holliday junction resolvase RuvX, whose protein sequence is MTSEPGRIMALDIGRKRIGVALSDSLRMFSSPLTTVGGQPRHAAIGKIAALIRQNEATELVVGLPLTLSGEVGPQAEEINRFVAELAEQVHIPIHMFDERLTTAEAQRVMIEMGMKPEQRKAKIDEMAASIILRDYLSARHPPPRPSAYGDYDDDFA, encoded by the coding sequence ATGACCAGCGAGCCGGGCCGGATCATGGCCCTCGACATCGGCAGGAAGCGCATCGGGGTCGCGCTCAGCGACTCGCTGCGCATGTTCTCCTCGCCGCTCACCACGGTGGGCGGGCAGCCGCGCCATGCGGCCATCGGCAAGATCGCAGCGCTGATCCGCCAGAATGAGGCCACCGAGCTAGTGGTCGGCCTGCCGCTCACGCTCAGCGGCGAGGTCGGGCCGCAGGCCGAGGAGATCAACCGCTTTGTGGCCGAGCTTGCCGAGCAGGTGCATATCCCCATCCACATGTTCGACGAGCGGCTGACCACCGCCGAGGCCCAGCGCGTGATGATCGAGATGGGCATGAAGCCCGAGCAGCGCAAGGCCAAGATCGACGAGATGGCCGCATCGATCATCCTGCGCGACTACCTGAGCGCCAGACACCCGCCGCCGCGCCCGAGCGCCTATGGCGACTACGATGATGATTTCGCCTAG